aaattattattcactttatatctttaaattataataacatacataaaatgaatattataattttattttactttcaacaatcttttaaaatatttattaatatttaataaaatttaatatatttaaaataaatacaattaaaaaattaataaaaatttatattttttaatatgtataaaaaaataaaataaataaaaattatgattgaagtaactattaaatttatattatctaTTCGTGTCATACTTTTTATccactttatattttttatatattaaaaattataaaattttttattaactttttaattatatctctcataaacatattaaattttattaaatatcaaaaagatattttaaaaagttttttaaaaataaaataaaataaaatgaaattataataattaatttatgtattattataatttaataaagaaaaatagataataattttaagtaggTCAATGGGAGCTCTAACTAAGATTAAGTAGGTCAAATCAAGTCTCTTGCAGCTAACAGGGAAGAAGGCAACAGAGTTTCAGGATCAATCTATAACTGTGGTGCAACTTAAAGACTCAAATAAGCAAGAAGAACTCCCTATTTGCCACAACCCAACATATGAGCAAGGTATTAAGAGTATTCAGATAATCTAGTCTTTATCTTGCAATACCCCTTCCCTCTTAAACAACTCCTGAGCCTTTTTGAGCCACAACCTTAAACCCTCCAATGGTTTGGCATGCATGCAACTACCTTAATAGGTCATAGACTAATCCTTCTCATTTTAAGCTTCACCTGCAAACAAAAGGAGAGAAAGAACAAAAGCTAAAATATTCACAACTTAGCCCTGGAGGCAGAAAAGGGAAAACTCATTCTCCAAAGCTGGGGAAAGAGTTTTCAAAGCATGCAAGCCTgaaaaaaacatgcataaactaaaaCTCTGTCGCCTAGAAGAAGAAACAAAGATCAAGATGTTTATCTCTTCTAGTCATTTTAACTTAGATCCTATTATGTGTACAAAGGTATTAGCTttatctatataattttaatttaaatgaaaatctAAATAGACTTAACAAGTGATTATGAAATCATcttaatttttacatttattttctattaactcTTTTTTATagcaatattaataattttattttacttttattttaaaaatcaattgtAACGTGCTATTTTTGTATAAAGTTTATAATAATCAAAATTGCATAACCCAGTGCTCAACTTATTAGGATTTTTATTAATAGGTTAAACGAGATTTTTAtctctttttaaaaataaaaaataatacactTGTTagttttttctttctaattgatattttctaaaaataaatttaataaaaatatgtaacacaaagtaataatagaattataataacaataattattaaagatgatcattttttttattaaaatgatcAAGCATAAGATATTATCAAATATAAACAAATTATAAAGCATTTAccaaattttaataatagaaaaagcattttcaaataaacttttttttaaaattataaatagttgaatattatattaatttggaATAAGAATAATATAACTTATAACAGATTCAAAcacttttttctttaattaatttttatagtaaattaaatttgactaaatttaatattatattagaatTTTTCCTTTAGTAAATATGTTGGCTCtagtataattttttactaataTTAAATATCCTGTAAATATATCAAGTTTAATTTTGGGTGTTaccatatatattaattataatatattgtatttaataattaattttaacataattaataatttataatatatataaaaatgagaaagataataatagaattttctatattattgttAAGTACGCATATAATTTACCATATTACAGATTATAACGCTACTCTATCCTAAGTTcatctcaattttaatttttaatattataaataatataatcaaaatttaataattgtaatttatatgtttgttaaaataatattaagatgAATACAAATTTTATACAAACTCAAACATTTAATACAATttaattactaatttatttaattgaaaataaaagctATACaatcaatatataaaattattaaattaaatattaaaaattacgataataaataacaaaatacgataataatatgaaactgatatttctgttagatgaatTCGTCGTAATATTACTCTAACAGCTCATACTTCGATTAGAAAATTTATCAGGTATAATCGTCTTTTTATTTGGTATGATATCCctctatatttaataaaattttattaatataatcatataattttacttttaaaaaaataatagtatatgaattataacaataaataattaaatttaattaattatttaaaaatatattataatattatataaaataaaaatatatgtgtAAGAGTTAATCACAAGTATATACATATAAACAATAAACAATGCAATGATTTTTCTTTCTAAGATAGATTAttcattaaaattgaattttgagcttaattcaataaattgatttgatttaattcgttgaattttttaataaattttttattttaatattttaaaatttaattaaaatattttaatttaattataatttaatctatttatattataaaaataatatattattatcataaatctgtttggtttaattttttttttaattaaaatcaaaatagacctaaataaataaaatattgaatcaaattttaaaattaattcaatttagttaatttttttaatttaatttgatttaatttttattcaaatcaatttgatttattttttataaatattaaaattttaattttaaatttatttaatttgatttaattttaaatctaacCAAATATTGCTTCATATTGAACATTTAAAAATCACTAGATcttcatatttatttaattaaattcctCTTAAAACTATTTAGGATTGACAAactaaacatttaaaatttaaaaatacaaaataataaaatctcttatatctataaaattttttaatttaaatttatttatattcatatATTACCAAATCCTCCTCGTCTATAAAGTTAGCATTAATAATAATTAGCTGTTTActtacaaaattttttaaaaagtttttttatataattaaatatatatgtaaCGTTAGATTTCCATTATGcttaatgattaattaattaattatttttaatttaatatttcatattttctaTAATTGTATAATATACAATGGTGTAAGGAAAAAAATACTGagataaaaattttgataatttttattataataatgaaaGACTAAAATTAATTAGCTATTGATAACTCAACAATGGTTAATTATGATTAAAAGCAAAATATAGTaatattagttaatttattattatgataatgaaaaataaaatttatttagttaatgaaataaaaaattataaaaaaatcaaactaaaaaaatgtaaaagaatATACATTACAGTCGGGTACAAAATTAACCAGTACTAAAAGCTTAGATCCTTAGTGTATTTGCATCTAACTGAAGTCTGGCACTCTCTAGCCAATGTCCAAGTTAGCAAAAGGCAGTCGTTTTCGCCACCAGTATGTCTAAATTGGCTGGAGAATGTGATGATAACGGCGCAGGTTCGATTCCGCAAAGACTGTTTGGAGATGGTGAGAAGAGAGGCAATGCAATTGCTCATACTCTTGCTAAGTTGGGGGCATTGGAGGATTTGGACTGTGTTTGGGTTGAGGAGGTTACCGGCTctattgcaatttttttttttatgaattttttttcagaTGATGCATAATTGTGTCATTTTtagagaaataaaaatttattttttattttgggaGCTTATTTAGTTAAGCCAAAAACAGGTTCACACGTATGATATATTGCCAACGTTGTGTGGCATTCTTGGAATCCAATACCAATGTACCCTCCATCTAATCCAAAATCCAACCACATCTCCTTCTCTCCTTATCTTACCAAACCCAAAACCAAAATCAAAACCCTGCAACAACATCTCAACCCAAAGCTTGAGTTTCTACCTTACAACAGAGGAGCTGATACCGAATCAAGAAAAAAGGAGACATGGGTCGGATTTTTGTGGTGGAGTTAGAGGGCAGGTCTTACAGATGCAAGTATTGTGGTACCCACTTTGCCCTTCCTGTTGATCTCGTCTCAAGGGTAAATCCCTTTAGTTATTTTCAAGTTTTTTCTTTATATCATTGTGTTTTTTGTTCCTTAAGCATTTGGGATATGCAAGACATGATCTGTTTGGTACAAATTCTGTATCTTTGCAAGTGCTGGAGGAGCTTAATGGAGCACTACGTATTTTGGTGGCAACTGTTTGACATAGAACTCTGTGTTTGTGCGGATAAAGATTAGATGATTGGTTTTAATTTGGTTTCTAAATTACTTAACAGTCTCTTGCTTTGATTTGTACAGTCTTTTCATTGCCGTCGAGGAAAGGCATACCTCTTCAATAATGTGTGAGTTACTTGCAATTCATTCATGGACTGATTAGTCTCTTAGCTTGTTAATGCCTTCATTAAGCTCATACGACTTGTAGATTTCTGGTACTATTTATTAGTCAAATTCTGTCTTTGATTCTAAAAGAGTTGCTCTTTTTTTGGGTCTATATTGTCTACAAAGCATACAAATTTCAAGTTGTTAACAGTGAAAGTATTGCTGCACTTATTATAATTGATCATGTTTGACTGGAAAAATGACTAGCATATGCTTCAGTTGCAGGCATTTTATTGTTCGTTTTCTTTAACATTCTGAGTTCTGTCCTGTAGAATGTGATCCTCCTTGGCTGAGTTTTGAGCTTATGTAGTTTGGCAAAAGAAAATATGCAACTTGGGAATTTGAGGTGGCACAATTTTGTATAGGTTATTATATTAGCTGAATAACCTCCGGCGTTGGAGCTTATCTTTGTGATGCACATGGATTTTTATTATGTAAACGGACTTCCTATATCTCTTCTTTTAAGTATTTGTCTAGGAAAAAACTAACAGTTCTTCAATTGCAAAAGGTGGCACTTATAGCTTTATTTCTTCATGGAGTCATAGATTTCCAGAAGCACTGACAGTGGGTAGACGCTCCAACACATTATGTGGAGAAATTAGGAGAAAGGCACCTCAGATGAACAGTAGCAGAAACTTCTTGAATTTAAAATCAATGTAAATGAAGAATTGAAATTTGGAAACTTGAAAATGGGTGGGAAAAGGACTATGTTGATAATAAATTCCTCAACATCCTCATTTTTCAGATGACAATGTCAACTTTGCATTATTGCAAATTCTACCTTTCCCTCATCTCAAATATTCTGAAGCAAGCACAATGGAACAGAACAAAAATCGATAACActctttatttctttaaaaactTACCCAACTAGTCATAACTTACTAATGACAGTTCACCATCAGGTATTCTTAGAACTCTTTATTGTGAAGTAGTTGATTTTATATGCAACTTCCCATGTTATTTGGAACTGCTGCATATTAATAGTTGAAAACCCTGAGAGTTGGCAACTACGAGTTTTCTTGGCTTTGGTTGGTAGTCACAAATGTTTGATTTCTAGCTAGATATAGATActatgcttttctttttttgaaaaaatactgCAGGTTTTCATCTTTATGACCGTTTTGCTTCATAATAGTTCGCATTCTTAGCCTTAAGAGCCACTTTGCTGGTTGTGGTTTTTCAGGTTCTTCTAAGCCTAACAAATTATTGCCTGGAGTTTCAATAATTGACCAAAACAAGAAATGTGTGATAGATGGTTTTTCTACGGTTGTAATTAATTGTATACAGGAATTGATTTCCTCCATTTTTTCCCCCTGTGATTCTTTCCATTTTTTCCCCTATGATTCTTTCTTCCGCAGCTTCCTAAATCCTAATTTGTTCATTCTTCCGTGATTCACAAAATCTAGAAGAAACTTTTAGAGTTTAATTCATTAAATATAGAAGAAATTTTTAGAGTGAATATCATGCAGTAGTAGCATTAGATGTGAAAAGAAACAATAGCATTCCTTGTCAAAACATTTAGCCTTCAGCAAAACTTCAATATGTTCCTGCTAAAGCTTCCACATTTCCTTCCCTCACTTGAAATTGTCTCGAGCTATCTCAGTGTAAATACTGATAGTATTTGTTTGATTTTCATGCTCATCGGTATCAATTTCGGTTGCATGGGCAGTGATCACTGCCTTAACTGTAGTTCCTATGATATCTGACGACAACACAAACTCTGACTTGTGGTAAGAATACAATTCTGGGTTATGAACTCATATACAGATGTAGAGACATGCACATCCGCATTTCAGTGTCTAGGTCAAGTGGATGGATTGACACGCAGGGAGTGTGTTCTCACCTTGAGCAATTTAATGTCTTCTATCTCATAAAGCAACAAAGCTGCATAACTTGGAGTTTGTTTCAGGGTGAACATCACAACTGGAGCCTCGGAGGAGAGAATGATGCTTTCCGGAATGCATACCGTTGCAGACATATTTTGCTGCTGCTGTGGACAAATTATTGGCTGGAAATATGTACTTCCCCCACCCCACACGCACACACGCATGCCTGACTTACTGTACATAAAACAACCTTTTTGCTGAATTTGAACTAAGATTTCTTGTCATTTCCTTACCAGGAGGCAGCACATGAGAAGAGCCAAAAGTACAAAGTAGGCAAGTTTGTTCTTGAAAGGTCCAGCTCTTGCTTTATAAATTAAGATATTCATGCTTCTGTCTAGCTTCTTGACGTCATACTTATTCATGGCTGCATTTCAAACAGAGGGAGGATCGTTGACGAGATGGACTTGTCGACGGGAGTCTTTATAGACGCGCACTCTGGTATGAGTGATGGAGAAGATGCATAAGATTTGAATTCAACTCCCAAGTAGATGTAAAAAGTAATGTAGTAGGAAGGCACTTGTATAGAAGAACAATTGTGCAAACTCTGATAGTTGAgagatttttcataattttggtGGAAATGGTGTAATTTGCATTGTTAGAAATAGTGAATCTGTGCCTACTCTTTGATACTGTGCATTCTTAGTGCTCCCAAGAGATCTCTTTCCGGCCATGGAGACCGACGGTAGTTGTGTTGCTCTTTCTTTTAACTGtaggttttaaatgaaaattttttaaaattaaaaaaaaattaattttttttcattttccaaataaaagaatcattagaaattaaattaaattattacaaattttaaatagattatcaATGAAATTtcagataaattaattattaaattaattatttaatcttctcttaaaatatattattagtttttatttttcagacAATTATCTATTTAGTGAGACATTAACTATTTAGTCAgactttgaaaaaattaatttttaactatttaatctttttgaattaaaactattaaagcggttaataatatttgaaaagactaaaatatctttttttttaaaattaatttatataattttaaaatataataattcaattatataattttaaaatcataatttatattaatttatgtatttttgaaaataaaataaaccagatgattaaattgtaatttttcggaaattttatataaaaaaatttcgatGATGTAATAAGTACGATATCCATTTCTTTTGTGCTGATTCCTCCaatttaatttctcaaaattTCCTCTTTACAGTTTCTCCAAACAAGGGGCGAGAGAAGAGACCAAATTGCTTTACAATTTACAATGAAATTCTCAGCTAACCCACTCGCTCTGAGCGTCCCAGACGCTGCCTTCGAATCATGGCTTCGCGACTCCGGCTACCTCGAAATCCTCGACCACcgctcctcctcctccccctcCTCCACCGCAACCACTACCACCGTTTCTGCCACCTCCAGCACTCCCGCCACCGCCACAATAACTGGTGGATTTTTCGTTTTTCTCTTCTCCCGTATCCTTACCCTTCTCTCTCTATTTACTCTTAACCCGCTCTCTAAGCTCACTACCGA
The genomic region above belongs to Manihot esculenta cultivar AM560-2 chromosome 3, M.esculenta_v8, whole genome shotgun sequence and contains:
- the LOC110610791 gene encoding protein yippee-like At5g53940; the encoded protein is MGRIFVVELEGRSYRCKYCGTHFALPVDLVSRSFHCRRGKAYLFNNVVNITTGASEERMMLSGMHTVADIFCCCCGQIIGWKYEAAHEKSQKYKVGKFVLERGRIVDEMDLSTGVFIDAHSGMSDGEDA